Proteins found in one Populus alba chromosome 14, ASM523922v2, whole genome shotgun sequence genomic segment:
- the LOC118037617 gene encoding patatin-like protein 2 isoform X2 has translation MTNIVIPTFDIKRLQPTIVSSYQKLDGADARLADYFDVISGTSTGGLVTAMLAAPNEQNRPLFAAKDINDFYLENCPKIFPQDGSPLASAGKLIKSLRGPKYDGKFLHSIVKEKLGDKRLHQTMTNIVIPTFDIKRLQPTIFSSYQVKNDPSTDALLSDICIGTSAAPTYLPAHYFETKDPSGKVREFNLIDGGVAANNPTLVAMSEVSKEITRKNPDFFPAAPMDYGRFLVLSLGTGTAKSEEKYDADEAAKWGVLGWLTSDNSTPLVDVFTEASGDMVDLHISTVFQALHSEENYIRIQDDTLTGTLSSVDVATKENLENLVKVGEKLLKKPVSRVDLGTGVFTPVDKMTNEEALIKMAKLLSREKHLRDSRSPVGKVATSK, from the exons ATGACAAACATTgtgatcccaacttttgacatcaAGCGCCTTCAGCCAACAATCGTTTCAAGCTATCAG AAGCTGGATGGTGCAGACGCAAGACTTGCAGACTACTTCGATGTGATTTCAGGCACCAGCACCGGTGGCCTCGTGACTGCTATGCTAGCTGCCCCGAACGAGCAAAACCGCCCTTTATTTGCCGCCAAAGACATTAATGACTTCTACCTTGAGAACTGCCCTAAAATCTTTCCCCAGGACGG GTCTCCATTGGCTTCTGCTGGAAAACTGATAAAGAGTTTGAGAGGACCAAAATACGATGGCAAATTTCTGCATAGCATTGTCAAGGAAAAATTAGGAGATAAACGCCTGCACCAGACCATGACAAACATTgtgatcccaacttttgacatcaAACGCCTTCAGCCAACGATCTTTTCAAGCTATCAG GTGAAGAACGACCCATCCACGGATGCCCTTTTATCTGATATATGCATCGGGACTTCAGCTGCCCCAACCTACCTCCCTGCCCATTATTTTGAAACCAAGGACCCATCAGGCAAAGTTAGAGAGTTCAATCTGATTGATGGTGGTGTGGCAGCAAATAATCCA ACTTTAGTTGCCATGAGCGAAGTTTCCAAGGAAATCACTCGGAAGAATCCTGACTTCTTCCCCGCAGCGCCTATGGATTATGGTCGATTCCTAGTCCTGTCCTTGGGGACTGGCACAGCAAAATCTGAAGAAAAGTATGATGCAGATGAAGCAGCCAAGTGGGGTGTCTTGGGATGGTTGACTAGTGACAATTCTACTCCGTTAGTGGATGTGTTTACAGAAGCTAGTGGCGACATGGTTGATCTTCATATTTCCACTGTTTTCCAAGCCCTCCACTCTGAGGAAAATTATATTCGAATTCAG GATGACACGCTGACCGGAACACTTTCGTCCGTGGATGTTGCCACGAAAGAGAATTTGGAGAATCTTGTGAAAGTGGGTgagaaattgttgaaaaaaccAGTATCAAGGGTGGATTTAGGCACTGGAGTCTTTACACCTGTTGATAAGATGACAAATGAAGAGGCTCTCATAAA GATGGCTAAATTACTGTCAAGGGAGAAGCATCTTCGTGATTCTAGGTCACCAGTTGGAAAAGTTGCTACTTCGAAGTGA
- the LOC118037617 gene encoding patatin-like protein 2 isoform X1, whose product MPINSSSISHIETLRSPIQPPTFGNQITVLSIDGGGIRGIIPGTILAFLESELQKLDGADARLADYFDVISGTSTGGLVTAMLAAPNEQNRPLFAAKDINDFYLENCPKIFPQDGSPLASAGKLIKSLRGPKYDGKFLHSIVKEKLGDKRLHQTMTNIVIPTFDIKRLQPTIFSSYQVKNDPSTDALLSDICIGTSAAPTYLPAHYFETKDPSGKVREFNLIDGGVAANNPTLVAMSEVSKEITRKNPDFFPAAPMDYGRFLVLSLGTGTAKSEEKYDADEAAKWGVLGWLTSDNSTPLVDVFTEASGDMVDLHISTVFQALHSEENYIRIQDDTLTGTLSSVDVATKENLENLVKVGEKLLKKPVSRVDLGTGVFTPVDKMTNEEALIKMAKLLSREKHLRDSRSPVGKVATSK is encoded by the exons ATGCCTATAAATTCCTCCTCAATCTCTCATATCGAGACTTTAAGATCACCCATTCAACCCCCAACTTTTGGAAACCAAATCACTGTTCTTAGCATCGATGGAGGTGGAATAAGAGGAATCATACCGGGAACTATCCTAGCCTTTCTAGAGTCCGAGCTTCAG AAGCTGGATGGTGCAGACGCAAGACTTGCAGACTACTTCGATGTGATTTCAGGCACCAGCACCGGTGGCCTCGTGACTGCTATGCTAGCTGCCCCGAACGAGCAAAACCGCCCTTTATTTGCCGCCAAAGACATTAATGACTTCTACCTTGAGAACTGCCCTAAAATCTTTCCCCAGGACGG GTCTCCATTGGCTTCTGCTGGAAAACTGATAAAGAGTTTGAGAGGACCAAAATACGATGGCAAATTTCTGCATAGCATTGTCAAGGAAAAATTAGGAGATAAACGCCTGCACCAGACCATGACAAACATTgtgatcccaacttttgacatcaAACGCCTTCAGCCAACGATCTTTTCAAGCTATCAG GTGAAGAACGACCCATCCACGGATGCCCTTTTATCTGATATATGCATCGGGACTTCAGCTGCCCCAACCTACCTCCCTGCCCATTATTTTGAAACCAAGGACCCATCAGGCAAAGTTAGAGAGTTCAATCTGATTGATGGTGGTGTGGCAGCAAATAATCCA ACTTTAGTTGCCATGAGCGAAGTTTCCAAGGAAATCACTCGGAAGAATCCTGACTTCTTCCCCGCAGCGCCTATGGATTATGGTCGATTCCTAGTCCTGTCCTTGGGGACTGGCACAGCAAAATCTGAAGAAAAGTATGATGCAGATGAAGCAGCCAAGTGGGGTGTCTTGGGATGGTTGACTAGTGACAATTCTACTCCGTTAGTGGATGTGTTTACAGAAGCTAGTGGCGACATGGTTGATCTTCATATTTCCACTGTTTTCCAAGCCCTCCACTCTGAGGAAAATTATATTCGAATTCAG GATGACACGCTGACCGGAACACTTTCGTCCGTGGATGTTGCCACGAAAGAGAATTTGGAGAATCTTGTGAAAGTGGGTgagaaattgttgaaaaaaccAGTATCAAGGGTGGATTTAGGCACTGGAGTCTTTACACCTGTTGATAAGATGACAAATGAAGAGGCTCTCATAAA GATGGCTAAATTACTGTCAAGGGAGAAGCATCTTCGTGATTCTAGGTCACCAGTTGGAAAAGTTGCTACTTCGAAGTGA